A single window of Streptomyces griseoviridis DNA harbors:
- a CDS encoding ThuA domain-containing protein has translation MHLRGLRTRRAGRRRIWAATVTAGVVAAGLLSGPAASARPAPLPSSTTMSIKSPPGGANVRVLIFYGSAAAGEESPVVNAGIEAIERIGVSGPAEQRFDVVATGDASVFTDATRLGRFNAIVFLTGGGDVLDPEQEAGLEAYMEAGGGFVGVHDAARAEPYSDWFTGLIGARPAASGPTNTQRAVVEVGDRRHPATKDLPVQWKRSDVWPNWVKNPSGDVHTVARVRESTYQPGASANGADHPVSWCRDYDGGRSFYTGMGGTVSSYDETDFRAHLRGALLWTSRLVRADCKATITGNYAAERLTEPNQPGRNDQIGEPHGLVTAPDGRVLYIGRGGADSSQPVVTDWNDPDVGKGKGQIHIWDPRTRKVTLAGELSVFGNKGGGDELVKVEEGLLGIELDPRFEQNGWVYLHYTPHAGLDRDRRIAERRVSRFTLDRATGKLDLGSEKVLLKWPVQVHSCCHAGGGMAWDSKGNLYIATGDNNSSGFSDGYSGNNPAPNYKGVSFADARRTAGNTNNLNGKILRVHPEPDGTYTLPEGNLFTGRETDEGGGKTRGEIYVMGVRNPARIFVDRTTDVLYAGWVGPDAGAPSTTWGPAKYDTFAVITRASNRGWPYCMGNKQPYRDRNLPDPTKPLGWYDCDRPKNESPNNDGLMNLPPVTGNNIWYSPQGGAPDYPRDAAGVPSYKQEEASYLLPWLKGGGQAAMNGPVYRYDQASTSAAKWPAYWDGKWFVGDFYDADQPRNAVITDPKTQGDGGLPVHSESLKKIVPIGNDGIKNLMDWKFGPDGALYVLDYGRGFFNSDAKSALWRVTYRGGEPTPAAGQLARGGQ, from the coding sequence ATGCACTTACGAGGGTTGAGAACGAGGAGAGCCGGGCGACGACGGATCTGGGCGGCCACCGTGACGGCCGGGGTCGTGGCCGCGGGGCTGCTGTCGGGTCCGGCCGCGAGCGCGCGGCCCGCGCCGCTGCCGTCGTCGACAACGATGTCCATCAAGTCGCCGCCGGGCGGCGCGAACGTACGGGTGCTGATCTTCTACGGCTCCGCCGCGGCCGGCGAGGAGTCGCCGGTGGTGAACGCCGGGATCGAGGCGATCGAGCGGATCGGGGTGAGCGGGCCCGCCGAGCAGCGTTTCGACGTGGTGGCCACCGGCGACGCGTCCGTCTTCACCGACGCGACACGGCTCGGACGGTTCAACGCGATCGTGTTCCTGACCGGTGGCGGGGACGTCCTCGACCCGGAGCAGGAGGCCGGTCTCGAGGCGTACATGGAGGCGGGCGGCGGGTTCGTCGGCGTCCATGACGCGGCGCGCGCGGAGCCGTACTCGGACTGGTTCACCGGTCTGATCGGTGCCCGGCCCGCCGCGTCAGGCCCGACGAACACGCAGCGCGCGGTCGTCGAGGTGGGTGACCGGCGGCATCCGGCGACCAAGGATCTGCCGGTGCAGTGGAAGCGGTCCGACGTGTGGCCGAACTGGGTGAAGAACCCGTCGGGCGACGTGCACACGGTGGCCCGGGTGCGGGAGTCGACGTACCAGCCGGGCGCGAGCGCCAACGGCGCCGACCATCCGGTGAGTTGGTGTCGTGACTACGACGGCGGACGGTCCTTCTACACCGGGATGGGCGGCACGGTGTCGTCCTACGACGAGACCGACTTCCGGGCCCATCTGCGCGGTGCGCTGCTGTGGACCAGCAGGCTGGTGCGGGCCGACTGCAAGGCCACCATCACCGGCAACTACGCGGCGGAGCGGCTGACCGAGCCCAACCAGCCAGGACGCAACGACCAGATCGGGGAGCCGCACGGGCTGGTCACCGCGCCCGACGGACGCGTCCTCTACATCGGCAGGGGCGGCGCCGACTCCTCGCAGCCCGTGGTCACCGACTGGAACGACCCGGACGTCGGCAAGGGCAAGGGGCAGATCCACATCTGGGACCCGAGGACCCGGAAGGTGACGCTCGCGGGCGAGTTGAGCGTCTTCGGCAACAAGGGCGGCGGCGACGAACTCGTCAAGGTCGAGGAGGGGTTGCTCGGGATCGAGCTGGACCCGCGCTTCGAGCAGAACGGCTGGGTGTACCTGCACTACACCCCGCACGCGGGTCTCGACCGGGACCGGCGGATCGCCGAGCGGCGCGTCTCCCGCTTCACGCTGGACCGGGCCACCGGCAAGCTGGACCTGGGCAGCGAGAAGGTGCTGCTGAAGTGGCCCGTGCAGGTGCACAGTTGCTGCCACGCGGGCGGCGGGATGGCCTGGGACTCGAAGGGCAACCTGTACATCGCGACCGGCGACAACAACTCCAGCGGTTTCAGCGACGGTTACTCGGGCAACAACCCGGCGCCGAACTACAAGGGCGTCTCGTTCGCCGACGCGCGCCGCACGGCGGGCAACACCAACAACCTCAACGGGAAGATCCTGCGCGTCCATCCGGAGCCCGACGGCACATACACCCTGCCGGAGGGGAACCTGTTCACGGGCCGGGAGACCGACGAGGGCGGCGGCAAGACCCGTGGCGAGATCTACGTGATGGGTGTGCGCAACCCGGCGCGCATCTTCGTCGACCGCACCACGGACGTCCTCTACGCGGGCTGGGTCGGACCGGACGCGGGGGCGCCCTCGACGACCTGGGGTCCGGCCAAGTACGACACGTTCGCCGTCATCACCAGGGCGAGCAACCGGGGTTGGCCGTACTGCATGGGCAACAAGCAGCCCTACCGCGACCGCAACCTGCCCGATCCGACGAAGCCGCTCGGCTGGTACGACTGCGACCGTCCGAAGAACGAGTCGCCGAACAACGACGGTCTGATGAACCTGCCGCCGGTGACGGGCAACAACATCTGGTACTCGCCCCAGGGCGGAGCGCCCGACTACCCGCGCGACGCGGCCGGCGTGCCCTCCTACAAGCAGGAGGAGGCCAGCTATCTGCTGCCGTGGCTCAAGGGCGGCGGGCAGGCCGCGATGAACGGGCCTGTCTACCGGTACGACCAGGCGAGCACGAGTGCGGCCAAGTGGCCCGCCTACTGGGACGGCAAGTGGTTCGTCGGCGACTTCTACGACGCCGACCAGCCGCGCAACGCGGTGATCACCGACCCGAAGACCCAGGGCGACGGCGGACTCCCGGTCCACTCGGAGTCGCTGAAGAAGATCGTGCCGATCGGCAACGACGGCATCAAGAACCTCATGGACTGGAAGTTCGGTCCTGACGGCGCCCTGTACGTCCTCGACTACGGACGCGGCTTCTTCAACTCGGACGCCAAGTCGGCGCTGTGGCGCGTCACCTACCGGGGCGGCGAACCGACCCCGGCCGCAGGCCAGTTGGCGAGGGGAGGACAGTGA
- a CDS encoding multicopper oxidase domain-containing protein, which translates to MDRRGFNRRVLLGGAAVATSLSLAPEAARAAGPVRTAPAGGEVRRIRLYAEKLPDGQLGYGFEKGRATVPGPLIELNEGDTLHVEFENTLDTAVSLHVHGLDYEITSDGTKLNKSDVEPGGTRVYTWRTHLSGRRADGTWRAGSAGYWHYHDHVVGTEHGTGGIRKGLYGAVIVRRKGDVLPDRTHTVVFNDMTINNRPAHSGPDFEATVGDRVEFVMITHGEYYHTFHLHGHRWADNRTGTLTGPDDPSQVVDNKIVGPADSFGFQVIAGEGVGAGAWMYHCHVQSHSDMGMVGLFLVKKPDGTIPGYEPHHPRTAHVTGGDGGSDGAAGSDGAEKVDGAAVAGSADGSGGESVAGGTGGSHHH; encoded by the coding sequence ATGGACAGACGCGGCTTCAACCGACGGGTGCTGCTCGGCGGAGCGGCCGTCGCGACCTCGTTGTCCCTCGCGCCGGAGGCCGCCCGCGCGGCCGGACCGGTACGGACCGCACCGGCCGGGGGAGAGGTCCGACGCATCAGGCTGTACGCCGAGAAGCTCCCCGACGGGCAGTTGGGCTACGGCTTCGAGAAGGGCAGGGCCACCGTCCCCGGACCGCTCATCGAACTCAACGAGGGCGACACTCTGCACGTCGAGTTCGAGAACACCCTGGACACCGCCGTCAGCCTGCACGTCCACGGGCTCGACTACGAGATCACCAGCGACGGAACGAAGCTGAACAAGAGCGACGTGGAGCCGGGCGGCACCCGCGTCTACACCTGGCGCACCCATCTGTCGGGCCGCCGCGCCGACGGCACCTGGCGGGCGGGCAGCGCGGGCTACTGGCACTACCACGACCATGTCGTCGGCACCGAACACGGCACCGGCGGCATCCGCAAGGGCCTCTACGGAGCGGTGATCGTGCGCCGCAAGGGAGACGTCCTGCCGGACCGCACCCACACGGTCGTCTTCAACGACATGACGATCAACAACCGGCCCGCGCACTCGGGGCCCGACTTCGAGGCCACGGTCGGCGACCGCGTCGAGTTCGTGATGATCACTCACGGCGAGTACTACCACACCTTCCACCTGCACGGTCACCGCTGGGCCGACAACCGCACCGGCACACTGACCGGACCGGACGACCCCAGCCAGGTCGTGGACAACAAGATCGTCGGCCCGGCGGACTCGTTCGGCTTCCAGGTGATCGCGGGGGAGGGCGTCGGAGCCGGCGCCTGGATGTACCACTGCCATGTGCAGAGCCACTCCGACATGGGGATGGTCGGCCTCTTCCTGGTGAAGAAGCCGGACGGCACGATCCCGGGCTACGAACCCCACCACCCGCGGACCGCGCACGTGACGGGCGGGGACGGTGGGTCGGACGGGGCGGCCGGGTCGGACGGCGCGGAAAAGGTGGACGGTGCGGCTGTGGCGGGCAGTGCGGACGGGTCAGGTGGTGAAAGCGTGGCGGGCGGGACAGGCGGGTCCCACCACCACTGA
- a CDS encoding LacI family DNA-binding transcriptional regulator produces the protein MTDAAPRPTLEAVAARAGVSRATASRVVNGGDGVREPLVERVRRAVEELGYVPNQAARSLVTRRHDAVAVVIAEPETRVFADPFFALQLRGISKELTAHDNQLVLLLTEGRDDHARVGRYLAGGHVDGALVFSLHLDDPLPGLIRRAGVPTVFGGRPDWSDDDAGSDGDGDDRLRVRAAEGEGVNGAGRIGGREGGGRPSDLGGVMYVDSDNRDGARTAVRHLVGLGRTRVAHITGPLDQTSAADRLDGFRDVRVDVDPRLIEESDFTPAGGERAMRELLDRRPDLNAVFAANDLSAAGALRVLRERGLRVPEDVAVIGFDDMLPVADQTDPPLTTVRQDIEEMGRLMARLLLSRLDQRAAPTTATAAADKDAPTGVVLPTTLVRRASA, from the coding sequence GTGACCGACGCAGCGCCGCGCCCCACATTGGAGGCCGTGGCCGCCCGTGCCGGGGTGTCCCGGGCCACCGCCTCCCGAGTGGTCAACGGCGGGGACGGGGTCAGGGAACCCCTCGTGGAACGCGTCCGGCGCGCGGTCGAGGAACTCGGGTACGTGCCCAACCAGGCGGCCCGCAGTCTGGTGACCCGGCGCCACGACGCCGTCGCCGTGGTCATCGCCGAACCGGAGACCAGGGTCTTCGCCGACCCTTTCTTCGCCCTGCAACTGCGGGGCATCAGCAAGGAGTTGACCGCCCACGACAACCAGCTCGTGCTGCTGCTCACCGAGGGCCGCGACGACCACGCCCGGGTCGGCCGCTATCTCGCGGGCGGGCACGTCGACGGCGCGCTCGTCTTCTCGCTGCACCTCGACGACCCGCTGCCCGGCCTGATCCGGAGGGCCGGCGTACCGACGGTGTTCGGCGGCCGCCCGGACTGGAGCGACGACGACGCCGGCAGCGACGGAGACGGCGATGACCGGCTCCGGGTCCGCGCGGCCGAGGGCGAGGGCGTGAACGGCGCCGGCCGGATCGGCGGCCGGGAGGGCGGAGGCCGTCCGAGCGACCTCGGTGGCGTGATGTACGTCGACAGCGACAACCGCGACGGTGCCCGTACCGCCGTGCGCCATCTCGTCGGCCTCGGCCGCACCCGCGTCGCGCACATCACCGGGCCGCTGGACCAGACGTCGGCGGCGGACCGGCTCGACGGCTTCCGGGACGTCCGGGTCGACGTCGATCCACGGCTGATCGAGGAGAGCGACTTCACCCCGGCCGGGGGCGAGCGGGCCATGCGCGAGCTGCTCGACCGGCGTCCCGACCTGAACGCCGTCTTCGCCGCCAACGACCTCAGCGCGGCGGGCGCCCTGCGGGTACTGCGCGAGCGGGGGCTGCGGGTGCCGGAGGACGTGGCCGTGATCGGCTTCGACGACATGCTGCCGGTCGCCGACCAGACCGACCCGCCGCTGACGACGGTCCGCCAGGACATCGAGGAGATGGGCCGGCTGATGGCCCGGCTGCTGCTGAGCCGCCTCGACCAACGCGCCGCGCCCACGACCGCCACGGCCGCGGCGGACAAGGACGCGCCCACGGGCGTGGTCCTGCCGACGACACTGGTCCGCCGCGCGTCGGCATAG
- a CDS encoding VOC family protein: protein MLTTRFVDGAPNWLDVTSTDLDGALSFYGALFGWRFQSAGPDAGGYGFLQLDGRTAAGAMGTTPEQGPPAWTVYFQSPDAEATAKAAEEAHGRVLAPPMDVMGQGHLAVLADQAGVPFGIWQPGLIKGLDVANEPGALSWVELYTPDIAAAAAFYRAVLSLETAAVPFPGGTYTCVNAAGAGEEAMFGGIVPLAADPVEAGSHPYWLPYFEVADTDVVVADTRNLGGTVRAPATDLPGVGRIAKLADPYGARFAVIRSERPGG, encoded by the coding sequence ATGCTCACCACCCGTTTCGTCGACGGCGCACCGAACTGGCTCGATGTGACCTCGACCGACCTCGACGGCGCTCTTTCCTTCTACGGCGCCCTCTTCGGCTGGCGCTTCCAGTCCGCCGGACCCGACGCGGGCGGCTACGGCTTCCTCCAGCTGGACGGCAGGACGGCGGCCGGAGCCATGGGGACGACCCCGGAGCAGGGGCCGCCCGCCTGGACCGTCTATTTCCAGAGCCCGGACGCGGAGGCCACGGCCAAGGCGGCCGAGGAGGCGCACGGCCGGGTCCTCGCCCCGCCCATGGACGTGATGGGCCAGGGCCACCTGGCCGTCCTCGCCGACCAGGCGGGGGTGCCGTTCGGCATCTGGCAGCCCGGCCTGATCAAGGGGCTCGACGTGGCGAACGAACCGGGCGCGCTGTCCTGGGTCGAGCTGTACACCCCGGACATCGCGGCGGCCGCGGCGTTCTACCGCGCGGTGCTGAGTCTTGAGACGGCCGCGGTGCCGTTCCCCGGCGGCACCTACACCTGCGTCAACGCCGCGGGCGCCGGTGAGGAGGCGATGTTCGGCGGCATCGTGCCGCTGGCCGCCGATCCGGTGGAGGCCGGGTCGCACCCGTACTGGCTGCCGTACTTCGAGGTCGCCGACACGGACGTCGTCGTCGCCGACACACGGAACCTGGGCGGGACGGTCAGAGCACCCGCGACGGACCTCCCGGGCGTGGGCCGCATCGCCAAGCTGGCCGATCCGTACGGCGCCAGGTTCGCGGTGATCAGGAGCGAGCGGCCGGGCGGCTGA
- a CDS encoding WhiB family transcriptional regulator — protein MQLETITPAAPAWQAQALCAQTGAEFFFPEPGSSVREAKRICGMCEMRPACLDYALAHDERFGVWGGLSEKERLEIRRTSR, from the coding sequence ATGCAGCTCGAGACGATCACGCCGGCCGCGCCGGCCTGGCAGGCACAGGCCCTCTGCGCGCAGACCGGAGCGGAATTCTTCTTCCCCGAACCCGGCAGCTCGGTACGCGAGGCGAAGCGCATCTGCGGCATGTGCGAGATGCGGCCCGCCTGCCTCGACTACGCCCTCGCCCACGACGAACGCTTCGGCGTCTGGGGCGGGCTCTCCGAGAAGGAGAGACTGGAGATCCGGCGCACTTCCCGCTAG
- a CDS encoding acyl-ACP desaturase: MTITSPHLGSPAGWTDARLLYALEEVVEKELNRHLAVTKDWMPHDYVPWSDGRNFPKFFDDGEAWSKEQSPVTEIGKIALVVNLLTEDNLPSYHHEIASLFGRDGAWGTWVHRWTAEEGRHGIVMRDYLLATRAVDPDKLEEFRMAHMSEGFESDNRHSMLHSVAYVAFQELATRISHRNTGHQSGDPVCDRMLARIATDENLHMVFYRNLLKAAFELAPDLTMQAVRDVVVQFRMPGHGMPGFERAAAQMAIGEVYNLRIHHDDVIQPVLRFLKVLEIDGLGPEGVQAQEELGLYMGGLDAEASKFDEKLAARKARMAARRA, encoded by the coding sequence GTGACGATAACTTCTCCCCACCTCGGCAGTCCGGCCGGCTGGACCGATGCCCGGCTTCTGTACGCCCTGGAAGAAGTGGTCGAGAAGGAACTCAACCGGCACCTCGCGGTCACCAAGGACTGGATGCCGCACGACTACGTGCCGTGGAGCGACGGCCGCAACTTCCCCAAGTTCTTCGACGACGGCGAGGCCTGGAGCAAGGAGCAGTCCCCGGTCACCGAGATCGGCAAGATCGCCCTGGTCGTCAACCTCCTCACCGAGGACAACCTGCCGAGCTACCACCACGAGATCGCCTCCCTCTTCGGGCGCGACGGCGCCTGGGGCACCTGGGTGCACCGCTGGACGGCCGAGGAGGGCCGGCACGGCATCGTCATGCGCGACTACCTGCTCGCCACGCGCGCGGTGGACCCGGACAAGCTCGAAGAGTTCCGGATGGCCCACATGAGCGAGGGCTTCGAGTCCGACAACCGGCACTCGATGCTGCACTCGGTCGCCTACGTCGCCTTCCAGGAGCTGGCCACCCGCATCTCGCACCGCAACACCGGCCACCAGTCGGGCGACCCGGTCTGCGACCGCATGCTGGCCCGGATCGCGACCGACGAGAACCTCCACATGGTCTTCTACCGCAACCTCCTGAAGGCCGCGTTCGAGCTGGCCCCCGACCTCACCATGCAGGCGGTCCGTGACGTCGTCGTGCAGTTCCGGATGCCCGGCCACGGCATGCCCGGCTTCGAGCGGGCCGCCGCGCAGATGGCGATCGGCGAGGTCTACAACCTGCGCATCCACCACGACGACGTCATCCAGCCGGTCCTGCGCTTCCTGAAGGTCCTGGAGATCGACGGCCTCGGCCCCGAGGGCGTCCAGGCGCAGGAGGAACTCGGCCTGTACATGGGCGGCCTCGACGCGGAGGCGTCCAAGTTCGACGAGAAGCTCGCGGCCCGCAAGGCCCGGATGGCGGCACGCCGCGCCTGA
- the ddaH gene encoding dimethylargininase, translating to MPSKKALVRRPGPRLADGLVTHIERASVDVDLAVEQWEAYVGTLRAHGWETVEVDPADDCPDAVFVEDTVVMYKNVALIARPGAGSRRGETSGVEEAVAGLGCSVHWIWKPATLEGGDVLKVGDTLYVGRGGRTNAAGVQQLRAAFEPLGARVVAVPVSTVLHLKSAVTALPDGTVVGHPRVVDHPSLFPRFLAVPEESGGHVVLLGGGALLMAASAPKTAELLAGLGHEPVLVDISEFEKLEGCVTCLSVRVRELYA from the coding sequence GTGCCCAGCAAGAAGGCTCTCGTCCGCCGCCCAGGCCCGCGCCTCGCCGACGGCCTGGTCACGCACATCGAGCGCGCGAGCGTCGACGTCGATCTGGCCGTCGAGCAGTGGGAGGCGTACGTCGGGACGCTGCGCGCGCACGGCTGGGAGACCGTCGAGGTCGATCCGGCGGACGACTGCCCCGACGCCGTGTTCGTCGAGGACACGGTGGTGATGTACAAGAACGTCGCGCTGATCGCCAGGCCGGGCGCCGGGTCGCGGCGCGGGGAGACCTCGGGTGTCGAGGAGGCGGTGGCCGGCCTCGGCTGCTCGGTCCACTGGATCTGGAAGCCGGCCACCCTGGAGGGCGGCGACGTCCTGAAGGTCGGCGACACGCTGTACGTGGGGCGCGGCGGGCGGACCAACGCGGCCGGGGTGCAGCAGCTGCGGGCCGCGTTCGAACCGCTGGGGGCGCGGGTGGTGGCGGTGCCGGTGAGCACGGTGCTGCATCTGAAGTCGGCGGTGACGGCGCTGCCCGACGGGACGGTCGTCGGGCACCCGCGCGTGGTGGACCACCCCTCGCTGTTCCCGCGCTTCCTTGCGGTGCCCGAGGAGTCCGGCGGGCATGTGGTGCTGCTGGGCGGCGGCGCGCTGCTGATGGCGGCGAGCGCACCCAAGACGGCGGAACTGCTCGCGGGCCTCGGCCATGAGCCGGTCCTCGTCGACATCAGCGAGTTCGAGAAGCTCGAAGGTTGTGTGACGTGCCTCTCGGTGCGGGTCAGGGAGCTGTACGCCTGA
- a CDS encoding ABC-F family ATP-binding cassette domain-containing protein: MSSSLTCMSLFFAWPDGTPVFEGLDVTFGPGRTGLVGVNGSGKSTLLKLAAGELAPAEGSVRVAGDIGYLPQNVTLDTRLRVDEALGIAARRAALHAIEAGDAAEEHFETVGDDWDVEERALATLGELGLGHLTLDRTVGEVSGGESVLLRLAALLLRRPDVLLLDEPTNNLDLYARRRLYAAVTAWSGVLVVVSHDRELLDLVDQIADLRAGRVHWYGGNHSAYEESLATEQEAAERMVRVAESDLRKQKRELADAQVKLARRKRYGQKMMDQKREPKIVMGARKRAAQESAGKHRILHQERLAEAKERLDDAVEAVRDDDEIRVDLPYTAVPPGRTVLTLQDLELAHGARVAGGLELRGPERIALIGRNGAGKTTLLRTIAGDLAPVSGEAHAHVPLRFLPQRLDVLDGALSVAENVARFAPDATGNRIRARLARFLFRGAKADQKADTLSGGERFRATLASLMLAEPAPQLLMLDEPTNNLDMASVRQLTTALESYQGALIVASHDVPFLESIGVTRWLLLDGELVETDPEEIG, from the coding sequence ATGTCTTCTTCCCTCACCTGTATGTCCCTGTTCTTCGCCTGGCCCGACGGGACCCCCGTCTTCGAGGGCCTCGACGTGACGTTCGGCCCCGGCCGGACCGGGCTCGTCGGCGTCAACGGGTCCGGGAAGTCCACCCTGTTGAAACTCGCCGCCGGTGAACTGGCACCGGCCGAAGGGTCCGTGCGCGTCGCGGGCGACATCGGGTACCTCCCGCAGAACGTCACTCTCGACACGCGGCTGCGCGTCGACGAGGCGCTCGGCATCGCCGCCCGGCGGGCCGCGCTGCACGCCATCGAGGCGGGCGACGCGGCCGAGGAGCACTTCGAGACCGTCGGGGACGACTGGGACGTGGAGGAGCGCGCGCTCGCCACCCTCGGCGAACTCGGGCTCGGCCACCTCACGTTGGACCGCACCGTCGGCGAGGTGTCGGGCGGTGAGTCGGTGCTGCTGCGGCTCGCCGCGCTGCTGCTGCGCCGCCCCGACGTGCTGCTCCTCGACGAGCCGACCAACAACCTCGACCTGTACGCGCGCCGCCGCCTGTACGCGGCCGTCACCGCGTGGAGCGGTGTCCTGGTCGTGGTCAGCCACGACCGCGAACTCCTCGACCTCGTCGACCAGATCGCCGATCTGCGCGCGGGGAGGGTCCACTGGTACGGCGGCAACCACTCCGCCTACGAGGAGTCGCTCGCCACCGAACAGGAGGCGGCCGAGCGGATGGTGCGGGTCGCCGAGTCCGATCTGCGCAAGCAGAAGCGCGAACTGGCCGACGCCCAGGTCAAACTGGCCCGCCGCAAGCGGTACGGGCAGAAGATGATGGACCAGAAGCGCGAGCCGAAGATCGTCATGGGGGCGCGCAAGCGCGCGGCCCAGGAGTCGGCGGGCAAACACCGCATCCTGCACCAGGAGAGGCTCGCCGAGGCCAAGGAGCGGCTCGACGACGCGGTGGAGGCGGTACGGGACGACGACGAGATCCGCGTCGACCTCCCGTACACGGCGGTGCCGCCGGGCCGGACCGTCCTGACCCTCCAGGATCTGGAACTCGCCCACGGCGCGCGCGTGGCGGGCGGACTCGAACTGCGCGGCCCGGAGCGGATCGCGCTGATCGGGCGCAACGGCGCGGGCAAGACGACGCTGCTGCGGACGATCGCCGGGGACCTCGCACCGGTCTCGGGCGAGGCGCACGCGCACGTGCCGCTGCGTTTCCTGCCGCAGCGGCTCGACGTCCTCGACGGCGCGCTCTCGGTCGCCGAGAACGTGGCCAGGTTCGCGCCGGACGCCACCGGCAACCGGATCAGGGCGCGGCTCGCCCGCTTCCTGTTCCGGGGCGCCAAGGCCGACCAGAAGGCGGACACGCTCTCCGGCGGCGAACGGTTCCGGGCGACGCTGGCGTCGCTGATGCTGGCCGAACCGGCGCCGCAGCTGCTGATGCTCGACGAGCCGACGAACAACCTCGACATGGCGAGCGTGCGGCAGCTGACGACGGCGCTGGAGTCGTACCAGGGTGCGCTGATCGTGGCCAGTCACGACGTGCCGTTCCTCGAGTCGATCGGCGTCACCCGCTGGCTGCTGCTCGACGGCGAGCTGGTGGAGACGGACCCGGAGGAGATCGGATGA